Below is a genomic region from Ferribacterium limneticum.
AGGGGGGTGCGTAGTTCATGGCTCATGCTGGAGAGGAATGTCGACTTGGCACGATTGGCTTCCTCCGCGGCGGTAGTCGCCAACTCCAGTTCCCGGTTCGATCGCTCAAGCGCTGCCGTCCGTTCGCGAACCCGCATTTCGAGGCCCGCATTTAGGCGCATCACCTCCTGCTGGGCAATCTTCCGCTCTTCGGCTTCGCGCGCTATTTCCTGGCTTGACACCTCCAGAGCTGCCGTGCGCCGTTCGATCTCGGCCAGCATGTCGTTGAACGAGTTGACCAGCATTCCAATCTCGTCATCGCTCATTTTTTCGGCACGACGCGAGTAATCGCGCTGCTCGACAACCTCGCGGGCGACGTTGGCAATCGCAAATATCGGCTGAGTTACCACGCGTTCAAGACGCGAAATCAAGAAAAATGCAATCACCATGGCCATGATGGATAGAAGCGCCGTCAGGCTCGCATTGTTGAGGATTGTTCCGAGCAAGTCGTAGTCGACGCGTAAATAGACCGTGCCCAGAATGACGCCATCCTTGATGATGCGCTTGAAGAGAATCAGGCTATTACCTTCAACACGAATGTTGTCGGCTTCAGGCAGTGTTGGGAATGGACTCGAATTTTCGGCTGCGGAATAGCTGGCGAACAGGTTGCCGCGTTCATTGTAGATAGCTGCGGCACGAACCTGCGACCGGAACTCGAGCAATTTCAGATTTTCTGCAGCGAGTCGCTGGTCATCGAAAATGAGCGCCGGCGAGGTCATGCGCCCCAGCAGTTCAGACTGCGTGCTCATGTCGGCGATCAGATTGCGGTGAAACGTCCAGAGTTGGATAGCGACCGTCCCTAGAAAAGCGACAAACAGCGCCGTAAAAGTGCTAACCAGCACGATTCCCAGCAGCTTTTCGCGAATGGAAAGGGGCCGGAGTTTCATAGCGCTTCTTTCACAACCTTGTACGCAGCCGCCAGCATCAGCGCACTGATCTTCAGGCGTCCAGCCTCTACCGGTGCGAGGGCGACCTCGAAACGCAAGCGGTCTTGGGTGACCACGAAATTGACCATACTGCCTAATGCGTAGGCACCATCTGAGTCGGTTACGGTCAACACCGGGCGCCCCTTCAAGGCAGCATAAATCTCAATCAACCTGTTTCTTTCCAGCCGACCAAGAAACAGCACATGGATGTCAGTCGGGGAGTCGCTGCGCTGCAGCTTGCGTACCCTGAGTGATCTGCCGTTGACTGTCCTGCCTGCGACAAGATTGACCAGTTCATCGGCCAAGTCATCCTCGCCCATCACGCCGATGATGATCGGGCTGTCGGCACCGGTAAATGCCCCGGGTGGCCATTCAACAAAACCGGTGAATTTGTGGAGATACGCGGCTTTGACCTGGCGTTCGATTTCCGTGATGCGCTGTGCCGTCTGGGCCATCGCCTCCGATGAAAGCTGAAACGGCCCCACCAGCAAACCTCCTAGCGCCAGCCAGGTAGCGCAACAACAGGCCGAAAGGGAGATTGATCGGTTCATCTTGGTCGGGAATCGAGAGTTTTCAGCACGAGTCTGCGAATGTTTTCGGATATGGTCTCGCTATTGCATCGATCAGAAACGGGTTAGCACCTTAAAGAATGCGCTGGGTTCCAACTCGGTGCGGGTCAATATATTGGTGAACTCCCCGTGTCCCTTGCTGCCCAGGTTTTGCGCCGTCACTGAAAATTCCAGATTGGGGCTGGGACTCCAGCCATAACGAATGTCCACGGCGGTGTATGCCGGTACCTCAGGATTCGACAAACCAGCAACATGACGTACGGCGATGTCCACTTCGCTGTGCTCGGACAGGTTGAGCGATGAACGCAGTATCCACTTGTGGGCTGGATCCTTGTCACGACTGAGAAGGGCAGCCTGATCGTTGCTCCCCGACTTGAGTTTGAGGCTTTCCTTCTGCACGGTATAGCCTGCGCTCAGTCGCCAAATCGGCGTGGCCTGAAAGGTGCTCCACATTTCGATGCCACTGGTTTTGCCCTCCATGTTGTTGGCAAAAACGACGGAAAGTGGGCTGAAATTCACCTCTTGCGTCCGTAGCCGATCATAGTCCGCATGAAAGATGGTCGCCGCAAAGGACAGGCGTGAATTCGGCTGACCCCGATAACCCAGTTCATAGACGTTGGCGATCTCGGAGCGGACGTCGGGACCGCCG
It encodes:
- a CDS encoding YfiR family protein: MGPFQLSSEAMAQTAQRITEIERQVKAAYLHKFTGFVEWPPGAFTGADSPIIIGVMGEDDLADELVNLVAGRTVNGRSLRVRKLQRSDSPTDIHVLFLGRLERNRLIEIYAALKGRPVLTVTDSDGAYALGSMVNFVVTQDRLRFEVALAPVEAGRLKISALMLAAAYKVVKEAL